CGTTTCCCTAATAAATGACACCAAcccatcattttatttttttcctttttctcttaTGAAAACTTGCACATTGTTTTTTGTCAAACGGTTTGTGAAACAAATGTTATGTGACGAATTTGAGAAATTGTTAGTCCAAAACTGACCTAATTGGAATAAGTTCATTTTTGTGGTACAATGGAATTAAGTATTTTAATATGTCAAACTTAttattacaaaatcaatttataaGATTACATGTATAATTTATGAATAGATTTTTAgatgagaaaaagaaatatgTACCAACATGTATACATATGCTAGAAAAAAATTGCCCCCTCCCCTGAAATACTTCGTTTGAGTTCTAGAACTAGAAGTGTGTTTTTAGTTGCCCGAGTTCTAGAATTTGAACTGCGCGAATGACCGGTGATCATAGGCTTGGTCCTTAACCAGTGGCCTATTTTAATTGGTATTTGTATAGATGTTGCCTCTTATCGACGAATCGGTTGTCTCGCTCGAGTATATAAATATTGCCTTTCATCTGTCTTCCTCTCTTCTCTCATTTATCCATCTTTTTCTTATTAAATATGCatggatctcaaccccaaaagctagctcaaagagTGAAGTTGctttcacatatttatacacttcacattccgagaacctaagcaatgtgagacttcaaacacaacaacaaccaacatattcaacacacaccctcacgcctagcgtggtcctgggtcaaatgcccacattgcagttCTTAACccgactctgataccatgttaaatatgtttggatctcatccccaaaagctagctcaaagagTGAGGGTCCCCTCACATATTTATTaacttcacatcccgggaaacataagcaatgtgagacttcaaacacaacaacaacaacaccatgttgaatgtgttgttgtgctgttggagattgtttgaagtcccacattgtttATGTTCCCGgaatgtgaagtgtataaatatatgagggcagcctcaccctttgagctagttTTTGGGATGAGAttcaagcatatttaacatggtattaGAGCCGGGTTAAGaactgcaatgtgggcatttgacctAGGACCAcactaggcgtgagggtgggtgttgaatgtgttGATGTGctgttggagattgtttgaagtcccacattgcttaggttcccggaatgtgaagtgtataaatatgtgagggtaACCTCatcctttgagctagcttttggggatgagatccaagcatatttaacatttcTTAGTTAGCAAATTGTGTTTGCTAGTTAACTAGCAGACTACTTTTTAGAATTTCTTACGACACACAAGAAAATATAGGGTGTGACAAAAGAAATTCTCACATTATTTAACCCATGAAGCGATTTCTTGATGAATTGGGCCTGACTCCTATCTTTATATGATCCAATACATAATTTGACAAGAAAAACCCCAAAAGGGGTATAAGAGTCAATGGATCTAGTTTAGCCACACAAACTCATAGCCTCATCAACTAAGAATATGAACCTCCAACTTGCCGTAATTTTCCATATatgtacaaaaataaatataaaaaacaatcaagATAATGCACTTGTGGAGGACTCGTGGTATAAAGCTCCATGTCAGCATACAAAACACAATCCAACGGCTCACATTCACTTGTTAGATCCAGCCACAAAAGATATACATTATATATCATgatcaaattcatcaaattcTGTCCACACCCCATTTTCTGCTAAAGATTAGTTCAAAAATCTCAAAGATTGCAAAATGGCTTCATTGATCATGTCATTTACTCCAACAACTACTAGAGTTTTTGCAGCAACTGCAACAAAAGGTACTACAAGTGCTAGTAGTAGCAAAGAAGAGAAAGGTTTTTTAGATTGGATTCTTGGTGGAATGCAAAAGGAAGATCAGTTTTTTGAAACTGATCCTATTCTCAAGAAGGTGGAAGAGAAGAGTGGAGGGACAGGTACTGCTAGCAATGGTCGCAAGAACACTGTGGCTGTGCCACAAAAGAAAAAGGGTGGTGGTTTTGGAGGCTTGTTTGCTAAGAATTAAAGCAATAtttgttttacatttttttaccTATCTTAAATGTATGCATTGTTGTATTTTCAACCTAGTTTTCAACATCTTGACCTTATGaatatatgttttatgttattaattaaGTATGATTGATGTTGAGTCATATTATATGTTTTATGTTTACATTTTACATGACAAAATCTATTCATTTTGGTTTGATTCCTGttggaaacaattttttgtcagactttatTTACCTCGCGGTCGAACTTTGGATTATATTGTTTAATTGTGTGTTACTAATTGCAACTAAATCTTATTAAATCAGGTGATTAGCTTTTATAGCTTGTTATTGAAATATTGTTGTCTGTAagtaagaaaataaattaaatggttATAGCCTAGCCTATTGTTTTGATAATGATATTGaaagttaatttactattaatCCAGTTTGTATAGATGGTTATAGACATATCCAAAATATTAGATGGAGTTTACACCATGTTAAAAGTTTTGATCAAAGACAAGATCCAATGTCTTGAAAGGATCAAGGCAAGTTTCAGCCTTGTTACTGTAATTTCTAGGGACTTGAAAATGGAATCTTCTGATTTAAGTTTTGATTCGAAGTAAATGTTTGGCAAAAATTACTCTTTGCAGCTTCGACAAAATCACAATGCAGTGCCCGTGATTGTCAAACTCGCCACTAATCCAAACATACAACAGTTCAACTCAGATAATCTTGGCACTAGCACTACCTTCTATAGCAAAATGGTCAGTGTAAAACCATTCAAACTTGATGCTTGTCAAAAATCCTTAATGATTAAAGGAAGATGATTACTCAATTTGCTTAGGGGATGAATCTATATATTCATTCAGTGTGTGTAATGTAGACTTATAGGTTGTTTTTTATGACTTGTAAATAGTTGAGACTCGCTCAAATTTTACACTCCAAAAAGAATAAGTAGTCCtgttatgtaaattaaattccAATAGAACCATATGTGATAACCAACTATATATGCACtattaaaatgtaaattttcATCTAATCAAAGAtgcaaatttaaattcaaactACCTGTTTCAACTGATCATAACCAACTCCTCATAAGTTTGGATTGTCAAGAGTAGacacaaataattttatatcagATCTCTAATCATTAGTGTGTACCCCTATCAAGCAAGAGAGCTTTGAGCTTTTGAAGCATGAACAATTACTATTTaagtgaattcttcggtacaaaTGTTGTTTGAATATGTACCGATACACCTGTTGAGGTGGACAACTCTGATAGGTTCACAAatagtgtttattaattttcCTAAATTAAACACTATTTGTGGACCTATCAGAATTATCCACCTCCGTAGTGTACCGGTATATAtccaaataagatgtgtaccaGAGTATGCACCAACTATTTATATAACCCTCTTACACAGCACACATATATTACACACACATTTGAACAATAACCTTTTGGTGTCACAGCATAATTATTCAGCAAACCTTATCACATGCAAGAAGATACACACTGATGTATTGTAGCAAGCACACAACATGAATGGTTCAGATTCTATGAATCAAAACTTTCTGAAAGAAAATCGCGTAAATTCTTCTCGAGGAGTAATGTTTACAGAATTTGATCTAGAAAAGGAAGATTGGATGTGGAAGAACTCAATGCAATCTTCAACAGCAGCTGTCCTAAAATAATCAACAGAAACACCTATACTCTTTGATCTTCCCATGGAAGAAGACGAAACTCGGTTCGAAGATCTTCTCATAGATGAAAAGCACATAGATTTTTTCACTCTTTCTGCAACACCCTTCAGAAACTCAATAGGAGAAAATTCAGGAATCCAAGGAATCCTTATCATGCTGCATTTCGCATGCGAGTTTTTAGCTGCTCTCTTTCTAGTGTTCTTTTTCCATGGCATGCTTGTTTTCTCATAGAAGTAGTTTGTATTATTCATTGTGtttcccttttgttttcttttttgcatAGTGATAGTGTTATATACAATGGATGGAGTGTGAAAGCATTAGAGAATCTGTTTGTCATGTTATGTGGT
This portion of the Trifolium pratense cultivar HEN17-A07 linkage group LG3, ARS_RC_1.1, whole genome shotgun sequence genome encodes:
- the LOC123914088 gene encoding uncharacterized protein LOC123914088 — encoded protein: MASLIMSFTPTTTRVFAATATKGTTSASSSKEEKGFLDWILGGMQKEDQFFETDPILKKVEEKSGGTGTASNGRKNTVAVPQKKKGGGFGGLFAKN